The following are encoded in a window of Magnolia sinica isolate HGM2019 chromosome 11, MsV1, whole genome shotgun sequence genomic DNA:
- the LOC131218932 gene encoding small ribosomal subunit protein uS8 isoform X2, translating to MPSICCWLLCLVFQANLLSKASHPVARMVRVSVLNDALKSMYNAEKRGKRQVMIRPSSKVIIKFLLVMQKHGYIGEFEYVDDHRSGKIVVELNGRLNKCGVISPRFDVGVKEIEPWTARLLPSRQFGYIVLTTSAGIMDHEEARRKNVGGKVLGFFY from the exons CCTAGTCTTCCAAGCAAATCTTCTATCAAAGGCCAGCCACC CTGTAGCAAGGATGGTGAGAGTCAGTGTCTTGAATGATGCTCTCAAGAGCATGTACAATGCTGAGAAACGGGGAAAGAGACAAGTCATGATTAGGCCTTCGTCGAAAGTGATTATTAAGTTCCTGCTGGTCATGCAGAAGCATG GTTACATTGGAGAGTTTGAATATGTTGATGATCACCGATCCGGTAAGATAGTGGTGGAACTTAATGGAAGACTGAACAAATGTGGAGTTATTAGTCCTCGTTTTGATGTTGGTGTCAAAGAGATCGAACCCTGGACTGCAAGGTTGCTGCCCTCCAGACAG TTCGGGTATATCGTGCTGACGACGTCTGCAGGCATCATGGATCACGAGGAAGCCAGGAGAAAGAATGTTGGTGGTAAAGTCCTCGGTTTCTTTTACTAG
- the LOC131218932 gene encoding small ribosomal subunit protein uS8 isoform X1 — protein MNDYCLSFNLIVCSLVFQANLLSKASHPVARMVRVSVLNDALKSMYNAEKRGKRQVMIRPSSKVIIKFLLVMQKHGYIGEFEYVDDHRSGKIVVELNGRLNKCGVISPRFDVGVKEIEPWTARLLPSRQFGYIVLTTSAGIMDHEEARRKNVGGKVLGFFY, from the exons ATGAATGATTACTGCCTGTCATTCAACCTTATTGTGTGCAG CCTAGTCTTCCAAGCAAATCTTCTATCAAAGGCCAGCCACC CTGTAGCAAGGATGGTGAGAGTCAGTGTCTTGAATGATGCTCTCAAGAGCATGTACAATGCTGAGAAACGGGGAAAGAGACAAGTCATGATTAGGCCTTCGTCGAAAGTGATTATTAAGTTCCTGCTGGTCATGCAGAAGCATG GTTACATTGGAGAGTTTGAATATGTTGATGATCACCGATCCGGTAAGATAGTGGTGGAACTTAATGGAAGACTGAACAAATGTGGAGTTATTAGTCCTCGTTTTGATGTTGGTGTCAAAGAGATCGAACCCTGGACTGCAAGGTTGCTGCCCTCCAGACAG TTCGGGTATATCGTGCTGACGACGTCTGCAGGCATCATGGATCACGAGGAAGCCAGGAGAAAGAATGTTGGTGGTAAAGTCCTCGGTTTCTTTTACTAG
- the LOC131218932 gene encoding small ribosomal subunit protein uS8 isoform X3: protein MVRVSVLNDALKSMYNAEKRGKRQVMIRPSSKVIIKFLLVMQKHGYIGEFEYVDDHRSGKIVVELNGRLNKCGVISPRFDVGVKEIEPWTARLLPSRQFGYIVLTTSAGIMDHEEARRKNVGGKVLGFFY, encoded by the exons ATGGTGAGAGTCAGTGTCTTGAATGATGCTCTCAAGAGCATGTACAATGCTGAGAAACGGGGAAAGAGACAAGTCATGATTAGGCCTTCGTCGAAAGTGATTATTAAGTTCCTGCTGGTCATGCAGAAGCATG GTTACATTGGAGAGTTTGAATATGTTGATGATCACCGATCCGGTAAGATAGTGGTGGAACTTAATGGAAGACTGAACAAATGTGGAGTTATTAGTCCTCGTTTTGATGTTGGTGTCAAAGAGATCGAACCCTGGACTGCAAGGTTGCTGCCCTCCAGACAG TTCGGGTATATCGTGCTGACGACGTCTGCAGGCATCATGGATCACGAGGAAGCCAGGAGAAAGAATGTTGGTGGTAAAGTCCTCGGTTTCTTTTACTAG